The following proteins are co-located in the Komagataeibacter sp. FNDCF1 genome:
- a CDS encoding replicative DNA helicase, which produces MNEIHFPPGAEITPDAPVNIQAEIGVIGGILMDNRGYELVCDFLEKRHFANSVNGWLYGEIEKVIQSGVEANPITMKARVENAIELESVGGFRYLMTAVQSQPGWMGCRGSGHAVRDAWLRRQLLDIGSMAKSRAMSGEGSAPEEIIDDIEQELLALGKDRGDQRLTSLTSAMDQAMEAASAAAARGDGIIGMRTGFQKLDEETSGLAPGCLYLLAGRPSMGKTGMGVGIAVRAAKLSQKPVLYWSGEMDAASISARIISAHSRLPLRWVLTGTKPGPRNPDGSDGPRLPLTQREWDRIFMARKAAEQVPVVVDDRPAVTVAQLYGRARRMARSKAGLGMIVVDYVGLMRGTPTTRKQGKYAEVSEISSDLLALAKSLNVPVLGLQQLNRGVEGRDDKHPTMADLRDSGNLEQDASGIFLLYRDHYYAQRDPEPTKRPAENMDTFSQRVDAWHERIRASEGKAEIIIAKNRQGDCGTVPMLFNGPTTWFRDVREGEESAAW; this is translated from the coding sequence TTGAACGAAATCCATTTCCCGCCTGGGGCGGAAATCACGCCTGACGCCCCGGTGAATATCCAGGCCGAAATCGGCGTGATCGGCGGCATCTTGATGGACAATCGCGGGTATGAACTGGTTTGCGATTTCCTCGAAAAACGCCATTTCGCTAATTCCGTGAACGGCTGGCTGTATGGCGAGATCGAGAAAGTCATACAGTCCGGGGTTGAGGCGAACCCGATCACGATGAAGGCGCGAGTTGAAAACGCGATTGAACTGGAATCGGTCGGTGGGTTTCGATACCTGATGACCGCAGTCCAGTCGCAGCCGGGGTGGATGGGGTGCCGTGGGTCCGGGCATGCCGTTCGGGACGCATGGCTCCGTCGCCAGCTTCTGGATATCGGCTCCATGGCGAAGTCCCGCGCCATGTCCGGTGAAGGATCTGCGCCGGAAGAAATCATTGACGACATTGAGCAGGAACTTCTTGCGCTCGGGAAAGATCGTGGCGACCAGCGCCTGACAAGCCTCACTTCCGCGATGGATCAAGCCATGGAGGCAGCCTCTGCGGCGGCAGCCCGCGGAGACGGCATCATCGGCATGCGAACCGGCTTCCAGAAGCTGGACGAGGAAACCAGCGGCCTTGCTCCGGGGTGCTTATACCTGCTGGCCGGTCGCCCATCCATGGGTAAAACCGGCATGGGAGTGGGGATTGCTGTTCGCGCGGCCAAACTTTCCCAGAAGCCAGTCCTCTACTGGTCTGGCGAAATGGACGCCGCGTCGATATCGGCCAGGATCATCTCGGCCCATTCACGGTTGCCGTTGCGCTGGGTGCTGACCGGCACAAAGCCGGGACCGCGCAATCCAGACGGATCGGATGGACCGCGCTTACCCCTTACTCAGCGCGAATGGGACAGGATTTTCATGGCCCGCAAGGCAGCCGAGCAGGTTCCCGTTGTGGTCGATGATCGGCCTGCTGTCACCGTGGCGCAGCTTTATGGCCGGGCGAGACGCATGGCGCGGTCCAAGGCAGGCCTGGGCATGATCGTGGTTGATTACGTTGGCCTGATGCGCGGCACGCCCACAACCCGCAAGCAGGGGAAGTATGCCGAAGTCAGTGAGATCAGTAGTGACCTGCTGGCGCTGGCCAAAAGCCTGAATGTGCCGGTCCTTGGCTTGCAGCAGCTCAACCGAGGCGTGGAAGGACGCGACGACAAGCACCCGACCATGGCGGACCTGCGCGACAGTGGGAATCTGGAACAGGATGCCAGCGGGATATTCCTGCTCTATCGGGATCACTACTACGCTCAGCGCGATCCCGAACCGACCAAACGACCGGCGGAAAATATGGACACCTTCAGCCAGCGCGTTGACGCGTGGCATGAGCGCATCCGCGCTTCCGAGGGGAAGGCGGAGATCATCATTGCCAAGAACCGGCAGGGCGATTGCGGTACGGTTCCGATGCTGTTCAACGGCCCGACGACATGGTTCCGCGACGTGCGGGAAGGTGAGGAAAGCGCGGCATGGTGA
- a CDS encoding DUF1073 domain-containing protein, with the protein MARKNRGKGNAPVKHVQTRDGFVNPRTRTGRGMDNLASAGHYAFRFLTRNRVQLEAAYRGSWIIGNAVDCVAEDMTRAGVELTGSIDPHEASELYAAMSEFGVLESLCDTIKWARLFGGGIGIIMIDGQDPATPLDPSTVGKGQFLGIYSIDRWIVNPEYSDTIHNFGPALGQPNYYQVIPDADAFGGQWIHHSRVIRLDGIRLPMYQRQYENGWGMSVVERIFDVLTSFDSATLGAAQLVYKAHLRVMKIKGYRNVMGGTSEAARRAIQAQLDNIRAYQSNEGMTVIDSDDDFQALQYAFSGLNDVLLQFAQQLAGAMQIPMTRLMGQSPAGFNTGESDLRQYYDGIAQNQEGQLRRGMHTLLEVLHYSILDKAPPKDFGFNFASLWGMSDMDKANVGSTRTSAVVSAYEAGIVTDRAVALRELRSGAEADGMWDSITDEIIKDAESDPPAPDENDLPPVPQPAPNEAAMQYVEPESERHS; encoded by the coding sequence ATGGCACGCAAAAATCGCGGGAAAGGTAACGCGCCGGTCAAGCACGTCCAGACCCGCGATGGGTTTGTGAACCCGCGCACCCGAACTGGCCGTGGCATGGATAACCTTGCTTCGGCGGGGCATTATGCATTCCGGTTCCTGACCCGCAATCGCGTCCAGCTTGAGGCGGCCTATCGTGGGTCATGGATCATTGGCAACGCGGTTGATTGTGTTGCCGAAGATATGACGCGCGCGGGCGTTGAATTGACCGGCAGCATAGACCCTCACGAAGCAAGTGAGCTTTATGCCGCGATGTCAGAGTTTGGCGTGCTGGAAAGCCTTTGCGACACCATCAAATGGGCGCGCCTGTTTGGTGGGGGTATTGGGATCATCATGATTGATGGCCAAGACCCCGCCACGCCGCTGGACCCGTCAACGGTTGGCAAGGGCCAGTTTCTTGGCATCTATTCGATTGACCGATGGATCGTGAACCCTGAGTATTCGGACACGATCCATAATTTCGGCCCAGCCCTCGGACAGCCGAATTATTATCAGGTCATCCCTGACGCGGATGCGTTTGGCGGCCAGTGGATTCACCATAGCCGCGTCATCCGTCTCGATGGCATCCGGCTGCCCATGTATCAGCGCCAGTATGAAAATGGCTGGGGCATGTCGGTGGTGGAGCGGATATTCGATGTCCTGACATCGTTCGATAGTGCAACCCTTGGAGCGGCGCAGCTTGTCTACAAGGCGCATCTTCGGGTCATGAAGATCAAAGGCTACCGCAATGTTATGGGCGGTACGAGTGAAGCTGCCCGGCGCGCCATTCAGGCGCAGCTTGATAACATCAGGGCCTATCAATCCAATGAGGGCATGACCGTCATTGACAGTGATGACGATTTTCAGGCCCTACAATATGCCTTTAGCGGCCTGAATGATGTCCTGCTGCAATTTGCCCAGCAGCTTGCCGGGGCAATGCAGATTCCAATGACGCGGCTCATGGGTCAGTCTCCCGCCGGGTTCAACACAGGCGAAAGCGATCTGCGGCAATATTACGATGGGATTGCCCAGAATCAGGAGGGGCAGTTGCGGCGCGGCATGCACACCCTGCTGGAGGTGCTGCACTATTCCATTCTGGATAAAGCGCCGCCTAAAGACTTTGGATTCAATTTCGCGTCTCTGTGGGGGATGTCCGACATGGACAAGGCCAATGTAGGGTCAACCCGCACCAGCGCAGTAGTTTCGGCCTATGAGGCAGGGATTGTGACAGACCGAGCGGTCGCCCTTCGAGAACTACGCAGCGGCGCAGAGGCGGACGGCATGTGGGATAGCATCACGGATGAGATAATAAAGGATGCAGAAAGCGATCCCCCGGCTCCCGATGAAAACGACCTTCCGCCGGTGCCGCAACCAGCGCCAAATGAGGCAGCGATGCAGTATGTCGAGCCTGAATCAGAAAGGCATTCCTGA
- the terL gene encoding phage terminase large subunit, translated as MKNLPRSLLVKKAAEKARTEISRRASGRSGLLGFTQYTMSDYMVGPQHRLLCDRLDAVERGEIKRLMVFMPPRHGKSELTSKRFPAWFLGRNPTKQIITASYGATLAQGFGRDVRNIVASPEFGALFPGVGVASDSAARDNWHTNRGGVYTAMGVGGGLTGKGAHVALIDDPVKDRQDAESPIIREAAWDWYRSVLRTRLMPNGAIVLVLTRWHPDDLAGRLLAEMENGTGEEWEVLSLPAICNSDHDALHRGIGEALWPKVFPVAELKNIEKSIGPREWSALYQQNPTPGEGTLFKVSMIPVVSAAPKTGQMVRRWDLAATRQIGTRDPDWTVGIKLLKADDGRFYILDVVRLRGDPAEVETAILNTAAQDGGEVRIILPQDPGQAGVAQVQYLTRKLSGYTVDSIRETGDKATRAAPFSSQTNVGNVCLVKASWNRAYLEELAAFPSGTHDDQVDASAGAFDALAEPDDVEVWARLGY; from the coding sequence ATGAAGAACTTGCCGCGCTCGCTTCTGGTGAAGAAGGCGGCGGAGAAGGCCAGGACTGAAATCAGCCGCCGCGCATCGGGGCGGTCCGGGCTTCTTGGTTTCACTCAATACACCATGTCTGACTACATGGTTGGCCCGCAGCATCGGCTTCTGTGTGATCGCCTTGACGCTGTTGAGCGTGGGGAAATCAAACGCCTGATGGTGTTCATGCCGCCCCGGCATGGTAAATCAGAACTGACCAGCAAGCGTTTCCCTGCGTGGTTTCTTGGGCGCAATCCGACCAAGCAGATCATCACGGCATCATATGGCGCGACGCTTGCGCAGGGCTTTGGCCGGGATGTGCGCAATATCGTGGCATCGCCAGAGTTCGGGGCATTGTTTCCGGGCGTAGGCGTTGCGTCTGACAGTGCTGCCCGCGATAACTGGCATACGAATAGAGGTGGTGTTTACACCGCAATGGGCGTAGGCGGTGGCCTGACTGGTAAGGGTGCTCATGTCGCGCTGATCGATGATCCTGTGAAAGACAGGCAGGACGCTGAAAGCCCAATCATACGCGAGGCGGCATGGGACTGGTATCGATCGGTCCTACGCACGCGCTTGATGCCAAATGGGGCTATTGTTCTTGTCCTTACCCGGTGGCATCCGGATGACTTGGCCGGTCGCTTATTGGCCGAGATGGAGAATGGAACAGGCGAGGAATGGGAAGTCTTGTCCCTGCCTGCCATATGCAATTCCGACCATGACGCCCTGCATCGTGGAATTGGCGAGGCGCTTTGGCCAAAGGTGTTCCCGGTTGCGGAATTGAAGAATATCGAGAAGTCCATCGGCCCCCGTGAATGGTCTGCCTTGTATCAGCAGAACCCGACGCCGGGCGAAGGGACATTGTTCAAGGTCTCCATGATCCCTGTGGTCTCGGCTGCTCCAAAAACGGGCCAGATGGTCCGGCGATGGGATTTAGCTGCGACACGCCAGATTGGCACGCGCGACCCCGACTGGACTGTTGGCATCAAGTTGCTGAAAGCGGATGACGGGCGCTTCTACATTCTCGATGTCGTGCGCCTGCGCGGAGATCCGGCAGAGGTTGAGACGGCCATTCTCAATACGGCGGCACAGGATGGCGGAGAAGTCCGTATCATCCTGCCGCAAGACCCCGGACAGGCCGGTGTGGCGCAGGTGCAGTATCTGACACGGAAGCTATCTGGATATACAGTGGATTCAATCCGGGAGACGGGCGACAAGGCCACCAGGGCGGCCCCATTCTCGTCGCAGACGAATGTGGGGAATGTCTGTCTGGTCAAGGCATCGTGGAACCGGGCGTATCTGGAAGAACTGGCAGCCTTCCCATCTGGGACGCACGATGACCAAGTGGACGCTTCCGCCGGGGCGTTTGATGCCCTGGCAGAGCCGGACGATGTAGAGGTGTGGGCACGCCTCGGATATTGA
- a CDS encoding LexA family transcriptional regulator, with translation MKSGIDKKWFKDAIALAGFRSQASFASEVDLDGPKLTNVLKGIRRLQADEIEKFAEILKRSPAEIKRALGMSERSAEKMPISGYVGAADRVVLFIDGDCTDELEMVEVPFFNYPGLLLRVRGESMLPRYTPGEIIGIQPPDAPDGWDNFLGRDVVARLGDGQTVIKSLAEGPNGTFALFSVNPSVKPLYDPPIEWLSPVDFHIPKKW, from the coding sequence ATGAAAAGCGGTATCGATAAGAAATGGTTCAAGGACGCTATTGCCTTGGCTGGCTTCCGAAGCCAGGCCAGTTTTGCGTCTGAGGTAGATCTGGATGGCCCAAAGCTCACGAATGTCTTGAAGGGCATACGTCGGCTACAGGCGGATGAGATAGAGAAATTCGCAGAAATACTGAAGCGCTCTCCTGCCGAAATTAAGAGGGCACTTGGCATGAGTGAGCGATCCGCCGAGAAAATGCCGATTTCTGGATATGTGGGGGCTGCCGACCGTGTAGTGCTATTTATCGACGGCGACTGCACAGACGAATTGGAGATGGTTGAAGTGCCATTCTTCAATTATCCGGGCCTGCTTCTGCGGGTGCGTGGAGAATCCATGCTTCCGCGATATACGCCTGGCGAAATCATAGGCATCCAGCCGCCGGATGCTCCCGACGGATGGGACAACTTTCTTGGCCGGGACGTAGTGGCCAGACTGGGGGACGGTCAAACGGTAATTAAGTCGTTAGCAGAAGGACCAAATGGGACATTCGCCCTTTTTTCCGTGAACCCGTCTGTCAAGCCACTATATGATCCTCCCATTGAGTGGCTATCGCCCGTTGACTTTCATATTCCCAAAAAGTGGTAG
- a CDS encoding siphovirus Gp157 family protein has translation MSDLAKVMDRIYVEQVAPAIKAFNASRVASKAPDANMDQIALEQIAMLELWSKESEAQAKALRRALVGEMEEAGVLAFESEHFTGSLAASPQTTTVTDEKALRAARPDLFEPQPDKLNRTELTKALKKGERIDGATLSNGGAMRLVIRGKKGIAA, from the coding sequence ATGTCCGATCTCGCAAAGGTCATGGACCGGATCTACGTCGAACAGGTCGCTCCGGCAATCAAGGCTTTCAATGCCTCGCGTGTCGCTTCCAAAGCGCCCGACGCCAATATGGACCAGATCGCGCTTGAGCAGATCGCCATGCTAGAACTGTGGTCGAAGGAGAGTGAGGCGCAGGCCAAGGCGCTCCGGCGCGCCCTTGTTGGGGAGATGGAAGAAGCTGGCGTCCTTGCTTTCGAGAGCGAGCACTTCACTGGAAGTCTGGCCGCGTCGCCCCAGACCACAACTGTGACGGATGAAAAGGCCCTGCGCGCCGCGCGCCCTGACCTGTTCGAGCCGCAGCCGGACAAGCTGAACCGCACCGAACTGACCAAGGCCCTCAAGAAGGGCGAAAGAATTGACGGAGCCACGTTGAGCAACGGCGGCGCAATGCGCCTCGTGATCCGTGGCAAGAAAGGAATTGCAGCATGA
- a CDS encoding RusA family crossover junction endodeoxyribonuclease: MTAITFTVPGPLRGKGRPRFGNGRTFTDSKTMTAEAFVRSCAALACPLAPIDGPVSLDIRITRGIPKSWPNKRRQAALQGRLHATGKPDLDNVVKLVGDALNGIIWRDDSQITSVTCSRHFGEVEQSVISIQSLEAS; this comes from the coding sequence ATGACGGCAATCACCTTCACCGTGCCTGGACCATTGCGCGGGAAAGGTCGCCCACGCTTCGGGAATGGCCGCACCTTCACAGATAGCAAAACCATGACGGCAGAGGCTTTCGTGCGGTCCTGCGCCGCCCTCGCGTGTCCTCTGGCTCCCATAGATGGTCCCGTGTCTCTGGATATCCGCATCACCCGCGGCATTCCGAAATCGTGGCCGAACAAGAGGCGCCAAGCAGCCTTGCAGGGCCGCCTGCACGCTACCGGAAAACCCGATCTGGATAACGTGGTCAAGCTGGTGGGCGATGCGCTGAACGGCATCATCTGGCGCGACGACAGCCAGATCACATCAGTTACCTGCTCCCGCCATTTTGGCGAGGTTGAGCAGTCGGTCATCAGCATTCAATCGTTGGAGGCATCATGA
- a CDS encoding P63C domain-containing protein — MTAQIIPFKIERHQDGELRISDEELAAKLEYEDIRVFRRLIKKHEDNISQLGDVFSKLIAPVGGGRAARVYHLTEQQAVFMVSRSDKPAATMIMIGVSRAFVDMRRKTQREMPLPEFFRLSLINDQVRQWQREYPDGFFVDLHRVLGLERPAIGNHSNCAHFINRYIYKFLFGELGLTAIRDANPADEEHIRAHKHHQVLKEKHMPVLRQHIDKVATILSCAISLRQFDDLFNRRFPSVNTQIGFMFGEMPVMASRPVIEGKVMR, encoded by the coding sequence ATGACCGCCCAGATCATCCCCTTCAAGATTGAGCGCCATCAGGACGGAGAACTTCGCATCAGCGATGAAGAGCTTGCGGCCAAGCTCGAGTACGAAGACATTCGCGTCTTTCGTCGCCTGATTAAAAAACATGAAGACAATATCTCCCAACTTGGCGATGTGTTTTCAAAACTCATCGCTCCTGTAGGCGGTGGCCGGGCGGCAAGGGTATATCACCTGACCGAACAGCAGGCCGTATTCATGGTCAGCCGGTCCGATAAACCGGCAGCGACCATGATCATGATTGGTGTTTCGCGCGCGTTTGTTGATATGCGGCGCAAAACACAGCGTGAGATGCCGCTTCCCGAGTTCTTCCGCCTGAGCCTGATCAATGACCAGGTGCGACAGTGGCAGCGTGAATACCCTGATGGGTTCTTTGTTGATCTGCACCGCGTGCTTGGCCTTGAGCGACCGGCCATCGGAAATCATTCCAACTGCGCCCATTTCATCAATCGCTACATCTACAAGTTCCTGTTTGGCGAGTTGGGCCTGACAGCAATACGCGATGCCAACCCAGCAGATGAAGAGCATATCCGCGCACACAAGCACCATCAGGTGCTCAAGGAAAAACATATGCCAGTCCTGCGCCAGCATATCGACAAGGTGGCTACCATCCTGTCATGCGCCATTTCCCTGCGTCAGTTTGATGACCTGTTCAATCGGCGTTTTCCTTCCGTCAATACTCAGATCGGATTCATGTTCGGCGAAATGCCGGTAATGGCTTCCCGTCCCGTAATTGAAGGGAAGGTGATGCGGTGA
- a CDS encoding FAD-dependent thymidylate synthase, giving the protein MTITATSILASVSNAGKRIDTLLLRYPRFIHAEFMTHRQFNRNASSSRAIPVERLIADVDRDPAVPVFWGNNQKGMQAKEALSDHDRAATEALWYDSARFAIETARLMAGHGAHKQIVNRILEPFAHINVVVTATEWDNFFALRDHEDAQPEIRALAQAMKSAISTADTQHLYTGQWHLPFVMAEEIREHQGLMDPTGNLRAVSSARCARTSYLTHDGRQSSLDEDVALGKRLTKSRPFHASPFEHQATPYVCGFHDETDQRNFRGWVQNRALMEKSL; this is encoded by the coding sequence GTGACCATCACAGCCACCTCAATCCTCGCCAGCGTTAGCAATGCCGGGAAACGTATCGACACGCTTCTGTTGCGGTATCCTCGCTTCATCCATGCCGAGTTTATGACGCATCGGCAGTTCAATCGGAACGCCAGCAGCAGCCGGGCCATTCCTGTTGAGCGCCTGATCGCGGACGTTGACCGCGATCCTGCCGTTCCTGTGTTCTGGGGGAATAACCAGAAGGGGATGCAGGCAAAGGAAGCATTGTCGGACCATGACCGAGCGGCAACAGAAGCCCTTTGGTATGATAGCGCGAGATTCGCCATCGAAACCGCACGGCTGATGGCGGGGCACGGTGCTCACAAGCAGATCGTGAACCGCATCCTTGAGCCGTTCGCTCACATCAACGTGGTGGTGACAGCAACGGAATGGGACAACTTTTTTGCCCTGCGCGACCATGAGGATGCACAGCCGGAAATCCGCGCGCTGGCGCAGGCAATGAAATCGGCAATATCAACGGCGGATACGCAGCACCTCTATACAGGGCAATGGCACCTGCCGTTCGTGATGGCAGAGGAAATTCGCGAACACCAAGGACTGATGGACCCGACAGGCAACCTGCGTGCCGTGTCGTCTGCGCGGTGCGCCCGTACGTCCTACCTGACGCATGATGGCCGCCAGTCATCGCTGGACGAGGACGTAGCACTTGGTAAACGCCTGACCAAATCGCGACCGTTCCACGCCAGCCCGTTCGAGCATCAGGCCACGCCTTACGTGTGCGGCTTCCACGACGAAACCGACCAACGCAATTTCCGGGGATGGGTCCAAAACCGTGCCCTGATGGAGAAGAGCCTGTGA
- a CDS encoding phage minor head protein yields MLKRVVTADAPGGKRKREKFEPTKSLAISYERSLRKIAKHIGTLSKLLDPDATQSPQPLIDALERYSRTLEPWAQSVAQRMLEDADRENKRDWRSHAAQMGRLLREEIEQAPTGETLQLLQTEQVALITSIPREAALRVQKLARESLITGLRSTSIRDEIMRSGEVTASRATLIARTETAKASTLLTQARAQAVGSTGYIWRSHRDARTRKSHRGMNGQFVAWDEPPKLDGLKGHAGCIPNCRCFAMPVFPS; encoded by the coding sequence ATGTTGAAAAGGGTCGTCACAGCCGACGCCCCCGGAGGAAAACGGAAGCGGGAGAAGTTTGAGCCGACAAAATCCCTTGCAATTTCATATGAGAGATCGCTTCGGAAAATTGCCAAGCACATCGGGACGCTTTCTAAGTTGCTGGACCCCGACGCCACGCAATCCCCGCAGCCGTTGATTGATGCGCTTGAGCGTTATAGCCGCACACTTGAGCCTTGGGCGCAAAGTGTGGCCCAGCGCATGCTGGAAGATGCTGACAGGGAGAATAAGCGCGACTGGCGGTCTCATGCGGCGCAGATGGGCAGGTTGCTGCGGGAGGAAATAGAGCAGGCGCCTACCGGCGAAACATTGCAGCTACTTCAGACTGAGCAAGTGGCGCTCATTACGTCCATCCCGCGTGAAGCAGCTTTGCGGGTGCAGAAACTTGCCAGAGAAAGCCTGATAACCGGATTGCGGTCAACGTCGATACGCGACGAAATCATGCGATCTGGTGAAGTGACGGCCAGTAGGGCAACCCTGATTGCACGCACGGAAACGGCCAAGGCTTCCACCCTGCTGACACAGGCGCGTGCGCAGGCGGTCGGAAGCACAGGGTATATATGGCGGTCCCATCGCGATGCCCGGACCCGCAAGTCCCATAGAGGGATGAATGGGCAGTTTGTGGCTTGGGATGAACCACCAAAATTGGACGGATTGAAGGGGCATGCCGGATGCATCCCTAACTGCCGGTGTTTCGCGATGCCGGTCTTTCCGTCATGA
- a CDS encoding helix-turn-helix domain-containing protein, protein MSIKAINWALMQAALAPSPKLVLIVLANRANAQFKAWPSIETICRESGLSDRTARRALSELEKASLIEHVGFSFRAKCYLLKVPTGFEMPVEAADLTGQIDHVTGQNRHVTGHDGRLQGNVTGHSDHLTGQIDHVTGQNRHVTGHDGRLQGNVTGHSDHLTGQIDHVTGHGDNVTGHHDRQTIMNHQRNHQEPSGSGSEISEPELTIDTAWRPLVRQVQDVAGYDLARLMPSAADGGEVRQWLADITAKGHSVQGASEIILMAVSGVMERRRDQGPPNTLRYFRNAVAEMAAATPTREAARMEAAYLEYTKVEMRHKRRPKSWTVFQKEWSSAA, encoded by the coding sequence ATGAGCATAAAAGCCATCAACTGGGCGCTTATGCAGGCAGCCCTGGCGCCATCTCCAAAGCTGGTTTTGATCGTTTTGGCCAATCGGGCCAACGCGCAATTCAAGGCGTGGCCATCCATTGAGACGATCTGCCGTGAAAGCGGACTGAGCGACCGCACCGCTCGTCGCGCTCTTTCTGAACTGGAGAAGGCATCTCTGATTGAGCATGTCGGGTTTTCTTTCAGGGCAAAATGCTACCTTCTGAAAGTGCCAACTGGCTTTGAAATGCCCGTCGAGGCGGCTGATCTGACCGGTCAAATTGACCACGTAACCGGTCAAAATCGACACGTAACCGGTCATGATGGCCGACTACAGGGAAACGTAACCGGTCATTCTGACCATCTGACCGGTCAAATTGACCACGTAACCGGTCAAAATCGACACGTAACCGGTCATGATGGCCGACTACAGGGAAACGTAACCGGTCATTCTGACCATCTGACCGGTCAAATTGACCACGTAACCGGTCATGGTGACAACGTAACCGGTCACCATGACCGACAAACCATCATGAACCATCAAAGGAACCATCAGGAACCGTCAGGATCTGGAAGTGAGATCAGCGAGCCGGAACTGACCATCGACACCGCATGGCGTCCTCTGGTCCGACAGGTTCAGGATGTGGCCGGATATGACCTGGCGCGGCTGATGCCTAGCGCAGCCGATGGCGGTGAAGTTCGCCAGTGGCTGGCAGACATCACCGCCAAAGGCCATTCGGTGCAGGGCGCATCCGAGATCATCCTGATGGCCGTCAGTGGCGTGATGGAGCGTCGGCGCGATCAGGGACCGCCCAATACCCTGCGCTATTTCCGCAATGCCGTGGCCGAGATGGCCGCCGCAACGCCAACCCGTGAGGCTGCCCGCATGGAGGCGGCCTACCTCGAATACACCAAGGTCGAGATGCGCCATAAGCGCCGGCCGAAGTCCTGGACCGTGTTCCAGAAGGAATGGAGTTCTGCAGCATGA
- the bet gene encoding phage recombination protein Bet, whose protein sequence is MNAVVTMQNGTQVTEHELIDVLKNSLYPGAADASVMMVMGYCRAAGLDVMKKPVHIVPIWNKDAGRMVDVIMPGIALYRTEAARTGEYVGKSEPEFGPDKTVTLGGTEVTFPSWCRVTVRRLVHGKICEFTAKEFWLENYATAKRDTQAPNAMWKKRAYGQLAKCTEAQALRMAFPEQTGGTNTDDEMSGKDFSGETIDLTPHTRQVEQRPFNHIAYFESKLADCRNIACVDALWKKWTATIEKAEAAGRPIAPETIERVQEMLGERMGEVEQAERQQAEEIAAAPVEEPVA, encoded by the coding sequence ATGAACGCAGTTGTAACCATGCAGAACGGCACTCAGGTCACTGAACATGAACTGATAGATGTTCTCAAGAATAGCCTTTACCCCGGCGCGGCCGATGCGTCCGTAATGATGGTAATGGGTTACTGCCGGGCCGCCGGTCTGGATGTGATGAAGAAGCCAGTCCACATTGTCCCCATCTGGAACAAGGATGCCGGGCGCATGGTCGATGTGATCATGCCCGGAATTGCCCTATACCGCACGGAAGCTGCCCGCACAGGGGAATATGTGGGAAAGTCCGAGCCGGAGTTCGGTCCCGATAAGACAGTCACCCTCGGCGGCACAGAAGTGACGTTTCCGTCCTGGTGTCGGGTGACGGTACGCCGTCTTGTGCATGGCAAGATATGCGAGTTCACGGCGAAAGAGTTCTGGCTGGAAAACTATGCCACCGCCAAGCGTGACACGCAGGCACCAAATGCTATGTGGAAAAAGCGCGCATATGGACAGCTTGCGAAATGCACTGAAGCGCAGGCGTTGCGCATGGCCTTCCCTGAACAGACCGGCGGGACCAATACCGATGATGAAATGTCTGGGAAGGACTTTTCTGGCGAGACAATAGACCTCACGCCCCATACTCGCCAAGTCGAGCAGCGGCCGTTCAATCATATCGCTTATTTCGAAAGCAAGCTGGCCGACTGCCGCAATATCGCATGTGTAGACGCCCTCTGGAAGAAATGGACAGCCACGATCGAAAAGGCCGAGGCGGCCGGTCGCCCCATCGCGCCAGAAACAATCGAGCGCGTTCAGGAAATGCTTGGCGAGCGCATGGGCGAAGTCGAGCAGGCTGAACGCCAGCAGGCCGAAGAAATAGCGGCAGCGCCGGTCGAGGAACCTGTGGCATGA
- a CDS encoding carph-isopro domain-containing protein, whose translation MTHRSISDADNVAASVVNAFGGLTKATKALGHRTHSTIYSWVRKGRIPHWRHAEIVEAADREGVQIPHDLFRGVTVVRPEGEGVR comes from the coding sequence ATGACGCATCGCAGCATTTCAGATGCCGACAACGTAGCGGCATCAGTCGTGAACGCCTTTGGTGGCTTGACGAAAGCTACCAAGGCTTTGGGGCACCGAACGCACAGCACAATTTATAGCTGGGTCAGGAAGGGGCGCATCCCCCATTGGAGGCACGCTGAAATCGTAGAGGCCGCGGATAGAGAAGGCGTGCAAATACCTCACGACCTATTCCGCGGCGTGACGGTCGTGCGGCCTGAAGGGGAGGGTGTGCGATGA